A single window of Thiohalobacter sp. DNA harbors:
- the rnc gene encoding ribonuclease III: MMKDLESLQAKLGYRFGDPDLLDKALTHRSAGRYNYERLEFLGDAALGLVVAAELFERFPDYREGELSRLRASLVRKTTLAELARELELGEHVRLGSGELKSGGYRRDSILADVLEAILGAVYLDGGFEAARTLVLRLYAERFETLPTAAELKDPKTRLQEFLQARQLELPEYNVIAVHGEPHAQTFDVECHIPALGQRVRASGRSRRKAEQQAAAAMLARLEADPAATRA; the protein is encoded by the coding sequence CTGATGAAGGACCTGGAATCCCTGCAGGCGAAGCTCGGCTATCGTTTCGGGGATCCCGACCTGCTCGACAAGGCGTTGACCCACCGCAGTGCCGGCCGCTACAACTACGAACGCCTCGAATTTCTCGGTGACGCTGCGCTGGGGCTGGTGGTCGCGGCAGAGTTGTTCGAGCGCTTTCCCGACTACCGCGAGGGGGAGCTCAGCCGCCTGCGTGCCTCGCTGGTGCGCAAGACCACGCTGGCCGAGCTGGCTCGCGAGCTGGAGCTGGGCGAACATGTACGGCTGGGTTCCGGCGAGCTCAAGAGCGGCGGCTATCGCCGCGACTCCATTCTCGCCGATGTGCTGGAAGCGATTCTTGGCGCGGTATATCTGGATGGCGGTTTCGAGGCCGCCCGCACGCTGGTATTGCGACTCTACGCCGAGCGCTTCGAGACCCTGCCCACCGCAGCCGAACTGAAGGATCCCAAGACCCGCCTGCAGGAGTTTCTGCAGGCCCGCCAGCTTGAACTGCCGGAGTACAACGTGATCGCGGTGCATGGCGAACCCCACGCCCAGACCTTCGACGTGGAATGTCACATACCGGCGTTGGGGCAGCGGGTCCGGGCCAGCGGCCGCAGCCGCCGTAAGGCCGAGCAGCAGGCTGCCGCTGCGATGCTCGCGCGCCTCGAGGCCGATCCCGCTGCAACCCGCGCTTGA
- a CDS encoding DUF4845 domain-containing protein, translating into MTLISWLVVLGLIAFFAILVLRLVPNYLEYFKVESTLESLKNEPGITQKSPGEIRTLISRRFDINDVEHVKAKEVKITRDRGRTIVSVKYEVRVPVLGNVDAVTKFDKSVEIVHR; encoded by the coding sequence ATGACTCTCATCAGCTGGCTGGTCGTCCTCGGCCTGATCGCCTTCTTTGCCATCCTGGTGCTGCGCCTGGTGCCGAACTATCTCGAGTACTTCAAGGTCGAGAGCACCCTGGAGTCGCTCAAGAACGAACCCGGCATCACGCAAAAGTCGCCGGGAGAGATCCGCACCCTCATCAGTCGTCGCTTCGACATCAACGATGTCGAGCATGTGAAGGCGAAGGAGGTCAAGATCACTCGCGACAGAGGCCGTACCATCGTTTCCGTCAAGTACGAGGTCCGGGTGCCTGTTCTGGGCAACGTCGATGCAGTGACGAAGTTCGACAAGTCGGTAGAAATCGTCCATCGCTGA
- the lepB gene encoding signal peptidase I, whose protein sequence is MNFDFPLILVLATFITGALWGLDALLLAPRRRQRAAALPEPERERVLKEPVLVEYARAFFPVILIVLLLRSFLAEPFRIPSGSMMPTLLVGDFILVNKFAYGIRLPVLNTKIIEVGEPQRGDVVVFRYPEDPSVDYIKRVVGVPGDRVAYRDKILYINGKPMPQEVIGTYVGSGAGIASTGASHRIEDLMGVRHEILVRPGVPGVEGETVVPPGHYFMMGDNRDNSRDSRYFGPVPEQNLVGKAFMIWMNWDATAKRITWRRIGETIH, encoded by the coding sequence ATGAACTTCGATTTTCCGCTGATCCTGGTACTGGCCACTTTCATAACCGGCGCCCTTTGGGGGCTGGACGCACTGCTGCTGGCGCCACGCCGGCGCCAGCGCGCTGCCGCGCTGCCCGAGCCTGAGCGCGAGCGGGTGCTCAAAGAGCCGGTGCTGGTCGAGTATGCGCGCGCTTTCTTTCCGGTCATTCTCATCGTTTTGCTGCTGCGTTCCTTTCTGGCTGAACCCTTCCGCATTCCCAGCGGATCCATGATGCCGACCCTGCTGGTGGGTGACTTCATCCTGGTCAACAAGTTCGCCTATGGCATCCGGCTGCCGGTGCTCAACACCAAGATCATCGAGGTCGGCGAACCGCAGCGCGGCGACGTGGTGGTGTTCCGCTATCCCGAGGATCCCTCCGTCGACTACATCAAGCGCGTGGTGGGGGTGCCTGGCGATCGTGTTGCCTATCGCGACAAAATCCTTTATATCAACGGCAAGCCCATGCCGCAGGAAGTCATAGGCACCTATGTGGGATCCGGCGCAGGGATTGCCAGCACCGGCGCCAGCCATCGCATCGAGGATCTGATGGGCGTGCGTCACGAGATCCTGGTGCGGCCCGGGGTGCCGGGTGTCGAGGGCGAAACGGTGGTGCCGCCAGGACACTACTTCATGATGGGCGACAATCGGGACAACAGTCGGGACAGCCGCTACTTCGGACCGGTCCCGGAACAGAACCTCGTCGGCAAGGCGTTCATGATCTGGATGAACTGGGATGCCACGGCGAAGCGGATCACCTGGCGCCGCATCGGCGAGACCATACACTGA
- the lepA gene encoding translation elongation factor 4 translates to MTDLSHIRNFSIIAHIDHGKSTLADRFIQICGGLSEREMAEQVLDSMDLERERGITIKAQSVTLDYRARNGETYRLNFIDTPGHVDFSYEVSRSLAACEGALLVVDAAQGVEAQSVANCYTAIEMGLEVVPVLNKIDLPSADPDRVIEEIEEIIGIEAHDAVRASAKTGEGVEDILEALIERIPPPEGDPEAPLQALIIDSWFDAYVGVISLVRIKQGSLRKRQKMLVMSTGRSHVVDSVGVFTPKRAERDVLTAGDVGFVIAGIKEIDGAPVGDTLTLADRPASEPLPGFQKVQPRVFAGLYPVASDDYEALRDALQKLRLNDASLHFEPENSQALGFGFRCGFLGMLHMEIVQERLEREYNLDLITTAPTVVYQVETTRGEVIEIDNPAELPPVNQISEIREPIILANILVPQDYLGAVIGLCIEKRGVQKNLQYMGKQVSLTFELPLSEVVLDFFDRLKSASRGYASFDYSFLRFQPANLVKLDILINGERVDALSMIVHADQAQSRGREVAETMKELIPRQMFDVAIQAAIGTHVIARTTVKALRKNVTAKCYGGDITRKRKLLEKQKAGKKRMKQFGKVEIPQSAFLAVLHVGKNR, encoded by the coding sequence GTGACCGATCTCAGCCACATCCGCAACTTCTCCATCATCGCCCACATCGATCATGGCAAATCCACCCTCGCCGATCGTTTCATCCAGATCTGCGGGGGGCTGAGCGAGCGCGAAATGGCCGAGCAGGTGCTGGACTCCATGGACTTGGAGCGCGAGCGCGGCATCACCATCAAGGCGCAGAGCGTCACCCTGGACTACAGGGCGCGAAACGGCGAGACCTACCGCCTCAACTTCATCGATACGCCCGGTCACGTCGATTTTTCCTACGAGGTATCGCGGTCGCTGGCCGCTTGCGAGGGCGCGCTGCTGGTGGTCGATGCCGCGCAGGGCGTCGAGGCCCAGAGCGTGGCCAACTGCTATACCGCCATCGAGATGGGCCTGGAGGTGGTGCCGGTGCTGAACAAGATCGACCTGCCCTCGGCGGACCCCGACCGGGTGATCGAGGAGATCGAGGAGATCATCGGCATCGAGGCGCACGATGCCGTGCGCGCCAGCGCCAAGACCGGGGAGGGCGTGGAAGACATCCTGGAGGCGCTGATCGAGCGCATCCCGCCACCGGAAGGCGATCCGGAGGCGCCGCTGCAGGCGCTGATCATCGATTCCTGGTTCGATGCCTATGTGGGCGTGATCTCGCTGGTGCGCATCAAGCAGGGCTCGCTGCGCAAGCGGCAGAAGATGCTGGTCATGTCCACCGGGCGCAGCCACGTGGTCGACAGTGTCGGCGTGTTCACCCCCAAGCGCGCCGAGCGTGACGTGCTCACTGCGGGCGATGTGGGTTTCGTGATTGCCGGCATCAAGGAGATCGACGGCGCCCCGGTGGGCGATACCCTGACCCTGGCCGACCGGCCCGCCAGCGAGCCCCTCCCCGGCTTTCAGAAGGTGCAGCCACGGGTGTTCGCCGGCCTGTACCCGGTGGCGTCCGACGACTACGAGGCGTTGCGCGACGCCTTGCAGAAGCTACGCCTGAACGACGCCTCGCTGCACTTCGAACCGGAGAACTCCCAGGCGCTGGGCTTCGGTTTCCGCTGCGGCTTTCTCGGCATGCTGCACATGGAGATCGTGCAGGAGCGGCTGGAGCGCGAATACAATCTCGATCTCATCACCACCGCGCCGACCGTGGTCTACCAGGTGGAGACTACCCGCGGCGAGGTGATCGAGATCGACAATCCGGCCGAGCTGCCCCCGGTCAACCAGATCAGCGAAATCCGCGAGCCCATCATCCTTGCCAACATCCTGGTCCCGCAGGACTACCTGGGGGCGGTCATCGGCCTGTGCATCGAGAAACGCGGCGTGCAGAAGAATCTGCAGTACATGGGCAAGCAGGTGTCGCTGACCTTTGAGCTGCCGCTGTCAGAGGTGGTACTGGACTTCTTCGACCGGCTGAAGTCGGCCAGCCGCGGCTATGCCTCCTTCGACTACAGCTTCCTGCGCTTCCAGCCGGCGAATCTGGTCAAGCTGGACATTCTCATCAACGGCGAGCGGGTCGACGCCCTGTCCATGATCGTGCATGCCGACCAGGCGCAGAGCCGTGGCCGCGAAGTGGCCGAGACCATGAAGGAACTGATTCCGCGGCAGATGTTCGATGTGGCCATCCAGGCGGCGATCGGCACCCACGTCATCGCCCGCACCACGGTCAAGGCCCTGCGCAAGAACGTCACCGCCAAGTGCTACGGTGGCGACATCACCCGCAAGCGCAAGCTGCTGGAAAAGCAGAAGGCCGGCAAGAAGCGCATGAAGCAGTTCGGCAAGGTGGAGATCCCGCAGTCCGCCTTCCTGGCCGTGCTGCACGTGGGCAAGAACAGGTGA
- a CDS encoding glutaredoxin family protein produces MPVFVLYGRPACHLCQDMEAELLRWREQASFELQVIDIDTDPALVERYGTRVPVLVAGAEEVCSPFFDEVAFRRYLSPV; encoded by the coding sequence ATGCCGGTCTTCGTGCTCTACGGACGCCCCGCCTGCCATCTCTGCCAGGACATGGAGGCGGAGTTGCTGCGCTGGCGCGAACAGGCCTCGTTCGAGCTGCAAGTGATTGATATCGACACCGATCCCGCGCTGGTCGAGCGCTACGGCACGCGCGTACCGGTGCTGGTGGCCGGCGCTGAAGAAGTCTGCAGCCCGTTTTTTGACGAGGTCGCCTTCAGGCGCTATCTGTCCCCCGTCTGA
- a CDS encoding DegQ family serine endoprotease gives MKDYALYKRATAWLVGVLLVSLAAQAQARSLPDFSELVEESSPVVVNISTTQLVKRRFGGLPPGIEVPDLPEDSPFNDLFKHFFGDGQGEEREEETKSLGSGFIISSDGYILTNNHVVKHATEIVVRLYDRSEYSAKVVGTDARSDIALLKVEAAGLPVAKLGSAEKLKVGEWVLAIGSPFGFERSATAGIVSAKGRALPRENYVPFIQTDVAINPGNSGGPLFNMDGEVVGVNSQIFSRTGGYMGLSFAIPIDVAMDVAEQLKTKGKVSRGWLGVLIQDVTRDLAESFGMDKPIGALVSKVVPDSPADKAGIRVGDIIVEFNGREVTTSAKLPPMVGSAPVGERVAVKVLRNGKPKQLFVTLGELEDEQVAEAEPGKAPVERTNRIGLAVTEVPAQLREDLDLEKGGVLVTELEQGAGAKAGIRKGDVIVMFANKKVKDVEHFRELVEAAKPGSTVPVLVQRRAGPLFLAVRIPKD, from the coding sequence GTGGTCAATATCAGCACCACCCAGCTGGTCAAGCGTCGCTTCGGCGGCCTGCCGCCGGGCATCGAAGTGCCCGATCTGCCCGAGGACAGTCCGTTCAACGACCTGTTCAAGCATTTCTTCGGCGACGGCCAGGGCGAGGAGCGGGAAGAGGAAACCAAGTCGCTGGGGTCCGGTTTCATCATCTCCTCCGATGGCTACATCCTGACCAACAACCATGTGGTCAAGCACGCGACCGAGATCGTGGTGCGGCTGTATGACCGTAGCGAGTACAGCGCCAAGGTGGTGGGCACCGACGCCCGCAGCGACATCGCCTTGCTCAAGGTCGAGGCCGCCGGATTGCCGGTTGCCAAACTGGGCAGTGCCGAGAAGCTGAAAGTGGGCGAGTGGGTGCTGGCCATCGGTTCGCCGTTCGGTTTCGAACGCTCGGCAACCGCCGGTATCGTCAGCGCCAAGGGCAGGGCCTTGCCGCGGGAGAATTATGTGCCCTTCATCCAGACCGATGTCGCCATCAACCCCGGCAATTCGGGGGGGCCGCTGTTCAACATGGACGGCGAAGTGGTTGGCGTGAATTCGCAGATCTTCTCGCGCACCGGCGGCTACATGGGCCTGTCCTTCGCCATTCCCATCGACGTGGCCATGGATGTCGCCGAGCAGCTCAAGACCAAGGGCAAGGTCAGCCGCGGCTGGCTGGGTGTGCTCATCCAGGACGTGACCCGCGACCTGGCCGAATCCTTTGGCATGGACAAGCCCATCGGCGCGCTGGTGTCCAAGGTTGTGCCGGACAGTCCGGCGGACAAGGCGGGCATCCGGGTCGGTGACATCATCGTCGAGTTCAACGGCCGCGAGGTGACGACCTCGGCCAAGCTGCCGCCCATGGTGGGCAGCGCGCCGGTGGGCGAGCGGGTCGCGGTCAAGGTGCTGCGCAACGGCAAGCCGAAGCAACTGTTCGTGACCCTGGGCGAGCTGGAGGACGAGCAGGTCGCCGAGGCCGAACCGGGCAAGGCACCTGTCGAGCGTACCAACCGCATCGGCCTGGCTGTGACCGAGGTGCCCGCGCAACTGCGCGAGGATCTCGACCTGGAGAAGGGTGGCGTGCTGGTCACCGAGCTGGAGCAGGGCGCCGGTGCCAAGGCCGGCATCCGCAAGGGCGACGTGATCGTGATGTTCGCCAACAAGAAGGTGAAGGACGTCGAGCATTTCCGCGAGCTGGTCGAGGCGGCGAAGCCGGGCAGCACGGTACCGGTGCTGGTCCAGCGCCGCGCGGGGCCGCTGTTCCTGGCGGTGCGCATTCCGAAGGACTGA